From the genome of Desulfovibrio gilichinskyi, one region includes:
- a CDS encoding tyrosine-type recombinase/integrase codes for MKLNYAIEIFLQHCKIERDLSKLTLNAYGKDLSQFKSKIETQSNNVNSIDKDILREFIAFLNSKYKPRSIKRKIATLKSFFTFLEYEDIISTTPFRKIRLKLNRSKILPKIVSKTSLNRIIKYAYLEKNKFSPECRLYREAVRDIAAIELLFSTGIRVSELCNFTPYEIDLKNNQLKILGKGKKERIIPLCEKKCLAILKEYVQLYKDKLHNSATFFLNRDSNPLSDQSVRRIIKKYCAIAGVTENVTPHMFRHTIATMLLENGVDIRNIQTLLGHSSLAVTEIYTHVSLSSQRGILTLKHPRKDIR; via the coding sequence ATGAAACTGAATTACGCTATAGAAATATTTTTGCAGCATTGTAAAATTGAGAGAGATCTTTCAAAACTTACTTTAAATGCATATGGAAAAGATTTATCTCAATTTAAAAGTAAGATAGAAACACAGAGCAACAACGTAAATAGTATTGATAAGGATATTTTAAGAGAATTTATTGCTTTTTTAAACTCAAAATATAAACCAAGAAGTATAAAAAGAAAGATTGCCACACTGAAATCTTTTTTTACTTTCTTAGAATACGAAGATATTATAAGCACCACTCCATTCAGAAAAATACGTTTAAAGCTAAACAGATCAAAAATACTTCCTAAAATTGTCTCTAAAACATCATTAAATAGAATAATAAAATATGCATATTTAGAGAAAAATAAATTTTCTCCTGAATGCAGATTATATCGCGAAGCTGTTCGCGATATAGCTGCAATAGAACTTCTATTTTCTACAGGGATAAGAGTCTCTGAGCTATGCAATTTTACACCATATGAAATAGACTTAAAGAACAATCAGCTGAAGATACTTGGTAAAGGTAAAAAAGAAAGAATAATACCGCTTTGTGAAAAAAAATGTTTAGCTATTTTAAAAGAGTACGTTCAGCTTTATAAAGATAAATTACATAATTCTGCAACGTTTTTCCTAAACAGAGACAGCAATCCCCTCTCCGACCAGTCAGTCCGAAGAATAATCAAGAAATACTGCGCCATCGCAGGTGTAACTGAAAACGTCACCCCGCACATGTTCAGGCACACCATTGCAACCATGCTCCTTGAAAACGGCGTTGATATAAGAAATATCCAAACATTACTAGGACATAGTTCACTAGCAGTCACAGAAATATACACCCACGTCAGCCTGTCATCACAACGCGGAATACTGACTTTGAAGCATCCTAGGAAGGATATTCGTTAG
- the tssA gene encoding type VI secretion system protein TssA translates to MEFNDLGIKPVSDASPAGEDARYDPEYDELQHEIDKLSSATAGGSINWKNVATLGSSILLTKSKDMMVASYLGVALIHLEGVEGFSGGVQVMLDLVNTYWETMFPSKKRMRGRFNAIKWWADRALDFLRDYDGGDLPQDVVGNLSQRIKDLDSALSEKSEDAPILKNLADYADRLPIIPEEKPLQVPSDESDDGAELPVPQVVETSSSVSKTAAPSSVSSQTAAGNLHSEGDFLNELKTGMDSLSSVADYLLANDTANSSGYRFRRIVAWMPVIALPPSEKGKTLIPPPSSEIKNSIINQLQSGDFAGALNASESMISVYLFWLDISRLAAEALDGLGDSYSDAKTAIELETAFFTKRLRGIESMTFSDGTPFADQKTKSWLNSLNKVQESGLGGENGKGSDADGLFAKASELVKNKKIFDAVTIIQDSLNRVVSFREHFLLQLGMVRILTEVDQGGLAHVHVEEVLEHIEKFNLESWEPALALSGLKTAYEALLAEGGDAAVNLAASTLMRIARLNPVEALKINGL, encoded by the coding sequence ATGGAATTTAATGATCTGGGCATTAAACCTGTCAGCGATGCGAGTCCTGCCGGAGAAGACGCGCGTTATGATCCAGAGTACGATGAACTTCAACATGAGATTGATAAACTCTCCAGCGCAACGGCTGGCGGTTCAATAAATTGGAAGAATGTCGCAACGCTCGGGTCTTCCATACTGCTCACTAAGTCAAAAGATATGATGGTTGCTTCTTATCTCGGAGTTGCGCTGATCCATTTGGAAGGCGTGGAAGGTTTTTCAGGTGGCGTGCAGGTCATGCTCGATCTGGTTAATACTTACTGGGAGACTATGTTTCCAAGTAAGAAACGTATGCGCGGTCGTTTCAATGCCATTAAATGGTGGGCTGACAGGGCATTAGATTTTTTAAGGGACTATGACGGAGGCGATCTTCCGCAAGACGTTGTGGGAAATCTTTCACAGCGCATCAAGGATCTTGATTCAGCGTTATCCGAGAAATCTGAAGATGCTCCGATATTAAAAAATCTGGCTGACTATGCGGACCGTCTGCCGATTATACCAGAAGAAAAACCGCTGCAAGTTCCTTCTGACGAATCTGATGATGGCGCAGAACTGCCTGTCCCGCAGGTTGTTGAAACCTCTTCCTCCGTATCTAAAACTGCTGCGCCGTCTTCTGTCAGCAGCCAGACTGCTGCTGGGAATCTTCATTCAGAAGGAGACTTCCTTAATGAGCTCAAGACCGGAATGGATTCTCTTTCTTCTGTGGCGGACTACCTGCTTGCAAATGATACTGCTAATAGTTCCGGATACCGTTTTCGCAGGATTGTTGCGTGGATGCCTGTCATAGCTCTGCCTCCATCGGAAAAAGGAAAAACATTAATTCCTCCGCCGAGCAGCGAAATAAAAAATTCCATTATAAATCAGTTACAAAGCGGCGACTTTGCCGGGGCTCTTAATGCTTCAGAATCGATGATCAGTGTATATCTTTTCTGGCTTGATATCAGCCGTCTCGCTGCAGAGGCACTTGATGGACTCGGCGATTCCTATAGTGATGCCAAAACTGCGATTGAGCTTGAGACTGCTTTTTTTACAAAGAGGCTGCGCGGTATCGAATCCATGACCTTTTCGGACGGAACCCCCTTTGCTGACCAGAAAACTAAATCATGGCTGAACAGCCTTAACAAAGTGCAAGAATCCGGTCTTGGCGGGGAAAATGGAAAAGGATCTGATGCTGATGGTCTTTTTGCGAAGGCCTCTGAATTGGTTAAAAATAAAAAAATATTTGACGCTGTGACCATTATTCAGGATAGTTTAAATAGAGTGGTTTCTTTTCGTGAGCATTTTTTGTTGCAGCTGGGAATGGTCAGGATTCTAACTGAAGTAGATCAAGGCGGGCTGGCACATGTTCACGTTGAAGAGGTCCTTGAACATATTGAAAAGTTCAACCTTGAATCTTGGGAACCGGCTCTTGCTTTGAGCGGTTTAAAAACTGCTTACGAAGCACTGCTGGCAGAGGGGGGAGACGCAGCTGTTAATTTGGCTGCAAGCACATTAATGCGCATCGCTCGTCTAAACCCTGTCGAAGCGTTGAAGATAAATGGATTGTAA
- a CDS encoding YaiI/YqxD family protein: MHIWVDADACPNMIKEVLFKTAMRRNIGMTLVANTNVSTPSSPLINSIRVSAGFNVADDEIARLAEAGDLVVTADIPLADKIVTKGAIGLNPRGELYTVDNIKGLLSMRNLMEELRTGGLASGGPAPLGPKDKQKFTNQLDKFLTQNLK; the protein is encoded by the coding sequence ATGCATATATGGGTTGATGCAGATGCCTGCCCCAACATGATCAAGGAAGTGTTATTCAAGACAGCCATGCGGCGTAATATTGGAATGACGCTTGTTGCTAATACGAATGTTTCCACGCCTTCATCACCGCTCATTAATTCAATTAGAGTTTCAGCAGGATTCAATGTTGCTGATGATGAAATTGCCAGACTCGCGGAAGCCGGCGACCTTGTTGTTACCGCCGACATCCCTTTGGCAGATAAGATTGTCACTAAAGGCGCTATCGGCCTTAATCCCAGAGGTGAGCTGTACACTGTGGACAACATCAAGGGACTTTTAAGCATGCGCAATCTGATGGAAGAACTTAGGACCGGGGGTTTAGCTTCAGGCGGTCCGGCCCCTCTCGGCCCCAAGGACAAGCAAAAATTTACAAACCAGCTTGATAAGTTTTTAACTCAGAATTTAAAATAA
- the tssB gene encoding type VI secretion system contractile sheath small subunit: MAKEGSVAPKERVNIVYKPETGNAKEEVELPLKLLVVGDFTQKSDDRMVENRDPVNIDKDNFNEVLKAQDLELKISVGNKLTADADAQMALNLKFETLKDFDPDQILKQVPELQTLMELRDALKALKSPLSNVPDFRKKVQSLVQDEGARERLLKELGIE; encoded by the coding sequence ATGGCGAAAGAAGGTTCTGTAGCCCCTAAAGAAAGGGTTAACATAGTCTATAAGCCGGAAACAGGTAATGCAAAAGAAGAAGTTGAACTTCCTCTTAAATTACTGGTTGTCGGCGATTTTACTCAAAAATCTGATGACAGAATGGTCGAGAACCGTGATCCAGTAAATATTGATAAGGACAACTTCAATGAAGTCCTCAAAGCACAGGATCTGGAACTCAAAATTTCGGTGGGCAACAAACTTACTGCAGATGCTGATGCGCAAATGGCCTTGAATTTGAAGTTTGAAACTCTCAAGGATTTCGATCCGGATCAGATCCTTAAGCAGGTTCCTGAACTGCAAACGCTTATGGAGTTGCGTGACGCCCTCAAGGCTTTGAAGAGTCCGCTTTCCAATGTGCCTGATTTCAGAAAAAAGGTGCAGAGTTTAGTGCAGGATGAAGGCGCGCGTGAACGTCTGCTTAAAGAACTTGGTATTGAGTAG
- the glyA gene encoding serine hydroxymethyltransferase, whose translation MVKTYTQRCKGSSEDSMSRLSKVIDLQWGILNNYIHLIASASYPFSSVLKSLSEPSFVLPAEGMPGARFLPGAGMMDIVETEGESLVLDLFGNPKGYRATLQPHSGTQANQIAYNAILKPNDKVLCLKPCDGGHISHTVLISRRHKTVNYGLTPEGQVDYTQLRDLAKEIHPKLIIVGGSAQPREIDFEKCAAIANEYNAFLHADISHTATFIAAGLHKSVFPYCDFVTFNTVKNLRGPNSGIIIYRESLKSQVHSSIFPVTQGGANETNMLGKYTALLEWKCRDIREHAKKIISVSKILGDSLKRNNIKLTTGGTDCHILLVELEEKGSGAHFERRFEELGVLINKNLVPNDRRSPTETSGLRIGTTNLAILDYEESDINLLGSWIAQLINGGDISQRLIKQLTQKYNWQPK comes from the coding sequence ATGGTAAAAACTTACACCCAACGATGTAAAGGAAGTTCCGAAGATAGTATGAGTCGGCTTTCTAAAGTCATTGATCTTCAATGGGGAATTTTAAATAATTATATTCATTTGATCGCGAGTGCTAGTTATCCTTTTTCATCTGTTTTAAAATCTCTTTCTGAACCTTCATTTGTACTTCCTGCAGAAGGTATGCCTGGAGCAAGGTTTTTGCCTGGGGCTGGCATGATGGACATAGTTGAAACTGAAGGAGAATCTTTAGTTTTAGATTTATTTGGTAACCCAAAAGGCTATAGAGCAACACTTCAACCCCATTCAGGTACTCAAGCCAATCAAATAGCTTACAATGCAATCCTTAAACCTAATGATAAAGTTTTGTGTCTTAAACCTTGTGATGGTGGGCATATATCACATACAGTGCTCATTTCACGAAGACATAAAACTGTGAATTATGGATTAACACCAGAAGGCCAAGTAGATTATACACAGCTCAGAGATTTAGCAAAAGAGATTCATCCTAAATTAATCATAGTGGGAGGCAGCGCTCAGCCACGTGAAATTGATTTTGAAAAATGCGCAGCCATAGCTAATGAATACAATGCATTTTTGCACGCAGATATCTCGCATACAGCTACTTTTATTGCAGCAGGGCTGCATAAATCTGTTTTTCCATACTGTGACTTTGTGACCTTTAACACTGTAAAAAATTTACGTGGACCCAATTCCGGTATAATTATTTACCGCGAATCACTTAAAAGTCAGGTTCATTCTTCCATCTTCCCTGTAACGCAGGGAGGAGCAAATGAAACAAATATGCTTGGGAAATATACAGCTCTTTTAGAATGGAAGTGCCGAGATATTAGAGAGCATGCAAAAAAAATAATTAGTGTTTCAAAAATATTAGGGGATAGCTTAAAAAGAAATAACATTAAACTGACGACAGGTGGTACCGACTGTCATATTTTATTAGTAGAGCTAGAAGAAAAAGGTAGTGGAGCTCACTTCGAAAGACGATTTGAAGAGTTAGGAGTGCTCATCAATAAGAATTTAGTACCTAATGACCGGAGATCTCCTACAGAGACTTCTGGGTTGAGAATAGGAACAACAAATCTTGCAATATTAGATTATGAAGAAAGTGATATAAATCTTTTAGGTTCATGGATTGCCCAATTAATTAATGGTGGAGATATATCGCAGCGGTTAATAAAGCAGTTGACACAAAAATATAACTGGCAGCCTAAGTAA
- a CDS encoding NAD(P)/FAD-dependent oxidoreductase, with the protein MKPVLVEIKITPDKINLVNAIRKAALQKADMPDDKNLSTRVVRRSVDARSKSPLYVLQVAIGDPESVEPQESVFKPVSLGDKRVVIVGAGPAGYFAALTLLENGIRPIILERGKDVNARRKDLKKIYTEGDINPNSNYCFGEGGAGTYSDGKLYTRATKRGNVGRILDLFIANGAPQDIRVDAHPHLGSNVLPKIVSKMREDITACGGEIRFDAHVDDFILDGNRVTGVRLNGSEIISADAVLLATGHSARDIFHALVARKITVEAKPFALGVRIEHPQSIIDKIFYHQSPRHENLPAASYRIATQVEGRGVFSFCMCPGGYIVPASTAPGELVLNGMSLAARNAPFANAGLVAEIRLEDVNAGKDPLAALAFQASVEKAMFAAGDGLTQKAPAQRVGDFVAGRISAKLPKTSYIPGIYSAPVHELLPVMVSERLRAALPELGRKFKGFDSNEAKVLAVESRTSSPVRIPRDNETFEHISVKGFFPCGEGAGYAGGIISAAMDGEKCAQAIVMSLTTA; encoded by the coding sequence ATGAAGCCAGTTCTTGTTGAAATTAAAATTACTCCGGACAAAATAAACCTTGTGAATGCAATCCGCAAAGCCGCACTGCAAAAAGCGGACATGCCTGATGATAAAAACCTTTCCACCCGCGTTGTCCGCAGATCGGTTGATGCACGTTCCAAAAGTCCGCTTTACGTGCTGCAAGTTGCTATTGGCGACCCTGAATCAGTTGAACCGCAGGAATCTGTTTTTAAACCTGTCAGCCTCGGAGATAAACGTGTCGTCATCGTGGGAGCCGGACCTGCCGGATATTTCGCAGCTCTGACGCTTTTAGAAAATGGAATTCGCCCGATAATATTGGAGCGAGGTAAAGACGTTAATGCCAGACGTAAGGATCTTAAAAAAATCTACACCGAAGGGGATATTAATCCAAACTCGAATTACTGTTTCGGTGAAGGCGGAGCAGGAACTTATTCAGACGGTAAACTTTATACCCGTGCCACCAAGCGCGGCAACGTCGGCAGAATTCTTGACTTGTTTATTGCCAACGGCGCACCGCAGGATATTCGCGTTGATGCGCACCCTCATTTAGGTTCCAACGTTCTGCCGAAAATTGTCAGTAAAATGCGTGAAGATATTACAGCTTGCGGCGGTGAAATTCGCTTTGACGCACATGTAGATGATTTTATTCTGGACGGGAACAGGGTGACAGGTGTTCGCTTAAACGGTTCGGAAATAATTTCTGCTGACGCAGTTCTGCTGGCTACAGGACATTCTGCAAGAGACATTTTCCATGCTCTTGTGGCGCGCAAAATTACCGTCGAAGCAAAACCTTTCGCCTTAGGTGTTCGCATTGAGCATCCGCAATCAATAATAGACAAAATTTTCTACCATCAATCCCCACGGCACGAAAATCTACCCGCAGCCAGTTACAGAATTGCCACGCAGGTTGAAGGACGCGGAGTTTTCTCCTTCTGCATGTGCCCCGGCGGATATATTGTTCCGGCCTCTACAGCACCCGGTGAGCTTGTGCTTAACGGCATGAGCCTTGCCGCAAGAAACGCTCCCTTTGCCAATGCCGGGCTAGTTGCGGAAATCAGGCTTGAAGATGTAAACGCAGGTAAAGATCCTCTTGCCGCACTGGCTTTTCAGGCATCTGTCGAAAAAGCAATGTTCGCGGCAGGCGACGGACTGACGCAAAAAGCTCCGGCCCAGCGGGTTGGAGATTTTGTGGCAGGTCGCATTTCTGCAAAACTTCCGAAGACTTCCTATATTCCCGGAATTTACAGCGCACCTGTTCACGAACTGTTGCCTGTTATGGTTTCCGAAAGACTTCGCGCGGCTCTGCCGGAGCTTGGACGCAAATTCAAGGGATTTGATTCAAATGAAGCTAAAGTACTGGCTGTGGAATCACGTACCAGCTCACCTGTCCGCATCCCGCGAGATAATGAAACCTTTGAGCACATCAGTGTAAAAGGATTCTTCCCGTGCGGTGAAGGAGCAGGATACGCAGGAGGCATAATTTCCGCTGCGATGGACGGGGAAAAATGCGCTCAGGCGATTGTTATGTCGCTTACCACCGCATAA
- a CDS encoding tetratricopeptide repeat protein has protein sequence MNVSLNTDEHQNLFKSEEAWPFAIRENKVEECIDFLLSEANPTPKLLNIYGVSGSGKSFLAKEIVKKSMEKEKCGAAIYINVPPSDLDSFAILKKIKVLLNNEHKATRDAPYYVSKQIASRWRLKQNYSSSWKKSYLYRAVRDLVGLIPLGGPFLKAIMPQILPSNGNKEYSITKPIHFLLEQANSQKIILVFDNTQFIPATIIDLLEGEFESANCSFCLILIERILCKRCVNWLPNIPKLIAKEIELGRASRKEIEFLVQQILPSEFPNEEIIEAVYRRSGGNLKCVWFQLKFIYGRRLSQVQSNSPDSYEDVIQSLTPGDQTILRLVALVLGGLSIVHLTKLLAIINIHINSETILGSISDLKELGLLIINSDSNDKVKVEHEIVAHIVDKLTPEEEKMELRQQLVTAFCQILRDDLDITRNAALYDKLIGFAHEKEFRASPHMQSSIVAYIHQQHLNESFAYLVSICRDTVCWDVLDILPSYSIKEMLNAIQKCSFFSFGLIATEKLKKHHEHRQTALLFESKYLVQLFRYDEAECSLSKAIPSKEKDVVNFNIMSNLCQDEDAAKISCKIFNSLSLESSYEFDYTILRNSGHLFTPQKAYNVLIAAKDGYTRIGSLFGVATTLNNLGIVEIFRGEKEKAKKNFENSQQMLKTLRSNEEYQPLVNLAGLSFSEGEYKKARKLLLRSRNLAPCSLVMDEAMLNFNEAVISLVLGEISENVAIDIFQQIYANATKTRDLRFIEVVAWLCATVEVEFSGYSQTKYSSKMISKILQSHNVGLELLVKTKIKKNVIKVPFVLSPHWRY, from the coding sequence ATGAATGTATCATTAAATACGGATGAGCACCAAAACCTTTTTAAATCAGAGGAAGCATGGCCTTTTGCTATTCGAGAGAATAAGGTTGAGGAGTGCATTGATTTCTTGTTGTCTGAAGCTAATCCTACCCCCAAGCTTTTAAATATTTATGGGGTGTCAGGAAGTGGAAAATCTTTTTTAGCGAAAGAAATAGTCAAAAAGTCGATGGAAAAGGAAAAATGTGGGGCAGCCATATATATTAATGTCCCGCCTAGTGATTTAGATTCATTTGCTATTTTAAAAAAAATCAAGGTACTCTTAAATAATGAGCATAAGGCTACCCGTGATGCTCCTTATTATGTTTCAAAGCAAATTGCCTCTAGGTGGCGGTTAAAACAAAACTATTCTTCATCATGGAAGAAATCTTATTTATATAGGGCTGTAAGGGATTTAGTTGGCCTTATTCCTCTTGGTGGACCATTTCTTAAAGCCATTATGCCTCAGATTTTGCCATCAAATGGCAACAAAGAATATAGTATTACAAAGCCAATTCATTTTTTACTTGAGCAAGCAAACTCTCAGAAAATAATTTTAGTATTCGATAATACTCAATTTATACCAGCAACAATTATAGATTTACTTGAAGGTGAATTTGAATCAGCTAACTGCTCATTTTGCTTAATATTAATTGAACGAATTTTATGTAAACGTTGTGTTAACTGGCTTCCTAATATACCAAAATTAATAGCGAAAGAGATAGAGTTGGGACGCGCTTCCCGTAAAGAAATAGAATTTCTAGTTCAACAGATTCTTCCTTCTGAATTTCCTAATGAAGAAATTATTGAAGCTGTCTATAGGCGTAGTGGTGGGAACCTTAAATGCGTATGGTTTCAGCTTAAATTTATTTATGGGCGACGGCTTTCACAAGTTCAAAGCAACTCTCCAGATTCATATGAAGATGTAATTCAATCTTTAACTCCAGGAGATCAAACTATTTTAAGATTAGTAGCTTTGGTTCTTGGAGGATTGTCAATAGTACATCTAACCAAGCTGTTAGCGATTATAAATATACATATAAATTCTGAGACAATACTCGGGTCAATTTCAGATTTGAAGGAACTAGGACTGCTAATTATAAACAGTGATAGTAATGATAAGGTTAAGGTTGAACATGAGATTGTTGCACATATTGTTGATAAATTAACACCTGAAGAAGAAAAAATGGAATTGAGGCAACAGCTAGTTACTGCATTTTGCCAAATACTTAGAGATGACCTTGATATTACTCGAAATGCGGCTCTGTATGATAAATTGATTGGGTTTGCTCATGAAAAAGAATTTCGTGCAAGTCCGCATATGCAAAGTAGTATTGTTGCATATATTCATCAACAACACTTAAATGAATCCTTTGCTTATCTGGTTTCTATTTGCCGGGATACTGTTTGCTGGGATGTTTTGGATATTTTACCTTCATACTCAATAAAGGAAATGTTGAATGCTATTCAAAAATGTTCTTTTTTTAGTTTTGGTCTTATTGCTACTGAAAAATTAAAAAAACATCATGAACATAGGCAGACAGCTTTACTATTTGAATCTAAATATCTTGTGCAATTGTTTAGATATGATGAAGCAGAGTGCTCTTTGTCTAAAGCAATACCCTCAAAGGAGAAAGACGTTGTAAATTTCAATATTATGAGCAACTTGTGTCAAGATGAAGATGCAGCAAAGATATCTTGTAAGATCTTTAATTCTTTATCACTAGAGTCTTCTTATGAATTTGACTATACAATTTTAAGAAATTCTGGACATTTATTTACACCTCAAAAAGCTTATAATGTCTTAATTGCAGCCAAAGATGGATATACCAGAATCGGATCATTATTTGGAGTTGCAACTACTTTAAATAATTTAGGAATTGTTGAAATTTTTAGAGGAGAAAAAGAAAAGGCTAAAAAAAATTTTGAAAATTCCCAACAAATGCTTAAAACTTTGAGATCGAATGAGGAGTATCAACCATTAGTTAATCTTGCAGGTTTATCTTTTAGTGAAGGAGAGTACAAAAAAGCTCGAAAGCTTCTATTAAGATCCAGGAATTTAGCTCCTTGTTCCTTAGTAATGGACGAAGCCATGCTGAATTTTAATGAAGCTGTAATTTCTCTAGTTCTTGGTGAGATTTCAGAAAATGTAGCTATTGATATTTTTCAACAGATTTATGCGAATGCCACAAAAACTCGAGATTTACGATTTATTGAAGTTGTAGCATGGCTTTGCGCTACAGTAGAGGTAGAATTTAGTGGATATTCTCAGACCAAATACTCTAGCAAAATGATTTCTAAAATATTACAAAGTCATAATGTTGGATTAGAACTATTAGTCAAAACTAAAATAAAAAAAAATGTTATAAAAGTTCCTTTTGTCCTATCACCGCATTGGCGTTATTGA
- a CDS encoding UbiD family decarboxylase, translating into MGYRNTRECLDALEKRGELLRIDQVVDANLEIGAIQRRVFQAGGPALLFTNVKDCRFPMAANIYGTKDRMNFIFRDTVKMVERLMKLKLSPMEALKKPWKYLGAPKTAWHTMPKNVSTGPIMENETTVSKLPQLVSWPMDGGGYVTLPQVYSESPDGPGYGGSNIGMYRVQLSGNDFIPDKEIGLHYQIHRGIGHHHAQAIKKNSSLKVNIFVGGAPAMTMAAVMPLPEGLAEIFFAGAIGGHRIPMVARKGYLPMPAEADFCISGSIVDGTGKPEGPFGDHLGYYSLAHDFPVLKVDKVYHRNDAIWPFTTVGRPPQEDTMFGEFIHELTADLVPSVFSGVHEVHAVDAAGVHPLLLAVGSERYVPYAKERQPQELLTNAMSLLGNTQTSLSKYVFIAAKEDMRSGESCHDIPAFFRHMLERADLTRDLHFITRTTIDTLDYSGISLNQGSKMVFAAAGSKKRSLSSQLPTNINLPDGFSDVQVFAPGILIIQGTKHRMKRDQQDSQLDRLGEALKSAKGIEGFPMIIVADDANFTAKNWDNFLWVTFTRSDPATDMYGVGAFIHAKHWGATTSIIIDARLKTYHAPALEDDPEIEKRVDALGAVGGPLHGII; encoded by the coding sequence ATGGGATATAGAAATACACGTGAATGTCTGGATGCACTTGAAAAACGCGGTGAACTATTGCGCATAGATCAAGTTGTGGATGCCAACCTGGAAATAGGTGCTATCCAGCGCAGAGTCTTTCAGGCCGGAGGTCCAGCCCTGCTATTCACAAATGTGAAGGATTGCCGGTTCCCCATGGCTGCGAATATTTACGGAACCAAAGACAGAATGAATTTCATCTTCCGCGATACCGTTAAAATGGTTGAACGGCTGATGAAGCTCAAACTAAGCCCCATGGAAGCCCTCAAAAAACCGTGGAAATACCTTGGTGCACCGAAAACAGCATGGCATACCATGCCTAAAAATGTTTCCACCGGACCGATTATGGAAAATGAAACCACCGTTTCCAAACTGCCGCAGCTTGTATCGTGGCCTATGGATGGCGGCGGATATGTCACTTTACCTCAGGTTTACTCTGAAAGTCCTGACGGGCCGGGATACGGCGGTTCCAATATAGGCATGTACAGAGTCCAGCTCTCCGGCAACGACTTTATTCCTGATAAAGAAATCGGACTGCACTACCAGATTCATAGAGGGATTGGTCATCATCACGCACAGGCAATCAAAAAAAACTCCTCGCTCAAAGTGAATATATTTGTCGGCGGCGCACCGGCGATGACCATGGCCGCTGTCATGCCTTTGCCGGAAGGGTTGGCTGAAATTTTCTTTGCAGGAGCAATCGGCGGACACCGCATTCCCATGGTCGCCCGTAAAGGCTACCTGCCAATGCCTGCCGAAGCTGATTTCTGCATCAGCGGTTCCATTGTCGACGGAACAGGAAAACCGGAAGGCCCCTTCGGAGACCATCTCGGATATTACAGTCTTGCGCACGATTTTCCGGTTTTAAAAGTCGATAAAGTTTATCACCGAAATGATGCAATCTGGCCTTTTACCACAGTAGGTCGCCCTCCTCAGGAAGACACTATGTTCGGTGAATTCATACACGAACTGACAGCGGACCTTGTGCCGTCTGTTTTTTCCGGAGTACATGAAGTTCATGCTGTAGACGCAGCCGGCGTTCATCCTCTGCTTTTAGCTGTAGGCAGCGAGCGTTACGTTCCATATGCGAAGGAAAGACAGCCGCAGGAACTGCTGACTAACGCAATGTCACTACTTGGCAACACTCAGACATCACTTTCAAAATACGTATTTATTGCGGCTAAAGAAGATATGCGTTCTGGCGAATCATGCCATGACATTCCGGCCTTTTTCCGCCACATGCTGGAACGCGCCGATCTGACCCGCGATCTTCACTTTATTACCAGAACAACCATCGATACACTGGACTATTCCGGCATCAGCCTGAATCAAGGTTCTAAGATGGTCTTTGCCGCCGCTGGATCAAAAAAACGTTCTCTGTCATCGCAGCTTCCGACCAATATAAACCTGCCTGACGGATTTAGCGATGTACAGGTATTCGCGCCGGGTATCCTGATCATTCAAGGAACCAAGCATCGGATGAAACGCGATCAGCAAGACTCGCAACTGGACAGACTGGGTGAAGCATTAAAGAGTGCCAAAGGGATCGAAGGATTTCCTATGATCATTGTTGCGGACGATGCAAATTTCACTGCTAAAAACTGGGATAATTTCTTATGGGTAACATTCACCCGCTCTGATCCGGCAACGGATATGTACGGAGTCGGAGCGTTCATCCACGCTAAACACTGGGGTGCAACGACTTCCATAATTATTGATGCCAGACTCAAAACATACCATGCGCCAGCACTGGAAGATGATCCTGAAATTGAAAAACGAGTTGATGCGCTTGGGGCTGTAGGCGGTCCGTTACACGGAATTATTTAA